The following are encoded in a window of Paenibacillus polymyxa genomic DNA:
- a CDS encoding TerD family protein, with protein sequence MAVIVVKGQKADLTKTNPGLTHVNVGIGWESPASLELDTSAFLLGSGGKVSGDEDLIFYNNPTTPFITYSDGQQSGDKKQFALDLTRIPANIEKIAFTLTIYDADQKRQNFGQVQGGFIRFAHPVSGEVLRFNLDSGFTVETAIVIGELYRHNGEWKFNAIGAGFSGGLDALCVNFGIEVENNPAPPTPVPTPPPAPRPAPTPPPVPPAPKPEPSATPVNLNLRKIELKKKGDTINLKKGSGGLGEILINLNWNQVQQSKGFFNRGSKGVDLDLGCLYEMKNGDKGVVQALGEVFGSLNRFPYIALDGDDRTGSVKTGENLRINGAKISEIKRILVFTFIYEGVTNWSQADGVVTLYQKDGPDIIVHMNEHDNRKGMCAIAMIQNVNDETFSIERLVQFYGGHRELDRAYNWGMRWSQGSK encoded by the coding sequence CTGGAGCTGGATACTTCGGCATTTTTGCTGGGTTCTGGAGGAAAAGTATCGGGCGATGAGGACTTAATTTTTTATAACAATCCGACCACGCCCTTTATCACCTATTCAGACGGACAACAGTCCGGTGATAAAAAGCAATTTGCCCTTGATCTGACGCGAATTCCTGCAAATATCGAGAAGATTGCGTTTACGCTGACGATTTATGATGCGGATCAGAAACGGCAAAATTTTGGACAGGTTCAAGGTGGGTTCATTCGTTTTGCTCATCCGGTTAGCGGAGAGGTTTTGCGGTTTAATTTGGACAGTGGATTTACAGTGGAAACGGCGATTGTCATTGGTGAACTGTATCGTCATAACGGAGAATGGAAATTCAACGCGATTGGCGCAGGTTTTTCCGGTGGATTGGATGCGTTGTGCGTTAATTTTGGGATTGAAGTGGAAAATAATCCGGCTCCTCCCACGCCAGTGCCTACACCTCCTCCAGCGCCTCGACCAGCACCAACGCCGCCACCAGTACCACCTGCTCCGAAGCCAGAGCCATCTGCAACACCAGTGAATCTGAATTTGCGAAAAATTGAGCTGAAGAAGAAGGGCGATACCATCAACCTGAAAAAAGGCTCAGGCGGATTGGGTGAAATCCTGATCAATCTGAACTGGAATCAGGTGCAGCAAAGCAAGGGCTTTTTCAATCGCGGTTCCAAGGGTGTGGATCTGGATCTGGGCTGCTTGTATGAGATGAAGAACGGAGATAAAGGCGTTGTGCAAGCGCTCGGGGAAGTTTTCGGTTCTCTAAATCGCTTCCCGTACATTGCTCTGGATGGCGACGACCGTACAGGCTCTGTGAAAACAGGGGAAAATCTTCGCATTAATGGTGCTAAAATTTCTGAAATTAAGCGAATTTTGGTGTTTACCTTCATCTATGAAGGAGTCACGAACTGGTCACAAGCGGACGGGGTAGTCACGCTGTACCAGAAGGATGGGCCGGACATTATCGTTCACATGAATGAACATGACAATCGCAAAGGGATGTGTGCGATTGCCATGATTCAAAATGTAAACGATGAAACGTTCAGCATTGAAAGACTCGTGCAGTTCTATGGCGGCCATCGTGAGTTGGATCGGGCATATAACTGGGGCATGCGCTGGTCGCAGGGTAGCAAATAA
- a CDS encoding TerC family protein produces the protein MLNDLFKNISENYGHFFSWSDVVATLTDPVSWGIIGTLILLEGLLSADNALVLAVMVKHLPKEQQKRALFYGILGAYIFRFLAIGLGTFLIKFTLIKVLGAAYLLYIAYKGLFKSEGDGEVKNKPTSFWKTVLMVELMDIAFSIDSVIAAFGVSEKVWVLFLGGILGVLMMRGVAQVFLKLIDKFPELEQTAFIMIAIIGGKMLAAAFGFHMSQVLFFGILIAVFVGTMVISSAKRKKKADKEA, from the coding sequence ATGTTGAATGATTTGTTTAAAAATATCAGCGAAAACTACGGCCATTTCTTTTCATGGAGTGATGTTGTAGCTACGCTTACTGATCCAGTGAGTTGGGGGATTATAGGAACTCTCATTTTGCTGGAAGGACTTTTATCGGCGGATAACGCCTTGGTTCTCGCAGTTATGGTTAAACACTTACCTAAGGAACAACAGAAGAGAGCCTTATTTTACGGGATTTTGGGTGCGTATATATTCAGGTTCCTGGCTATCGGCTTGGGTACATTCCTGATTAAGTTCACCCTGATTAAGGTACTGGGTGCGGCTTATCTGCTCTATATCGCTTATAAGGGCTTATTCAAGTCCGAAGGTGATGGAGAAGTGAAAAACAAACCTACTTCTTTTTGGAAAACCGTATTAATGGTCGAACTGATGGATATTGCCTTCAGTATTGACAGCGTCATTGCCGCTTTCGGTGTGAGCGAGAAAGTATGGGTTCTGTTCCTGGGTGGTATTCTCGGCGTTCTGATGATGCGTGGTGTTGCTCAAGTGTTCCTCAAGCTCATTGATAAATTTCCGGAACTGGAACAGACAGCCTTTATTATGATCGCCATTATCGGGGGTAAAATGCTGGCTGCTGCTTTTGGCTTTCATATGTCGCAGGTTTTATTCTTCGGCATTTTGATTGCTGTCTTTGTAGGCACAATGGTTATCAGCTCGGCGAAAAGAAAGAAAAAGGCCGACAAAGAGGCTTAA
- a CDS encoding HpcH/HpaI aldolase/citrate lyase family protein, translated as MEFHNHSPKSILAYAIGAALYMPATRSEVAEEIKNGKHEGLTTVILDLEDAIGDQQVGQAEQSLAQQLLQLLSYVRTGMMSEQQLPLLFVRVRSVEQLERLLNGLGESLSLLTGFVLPKFSSDNGRAYFALIAEYNRNMHTGAGSESNMPVLYGLPILESSKIIYRETRWNELLSIKEILDEYQEYVLNVRIGATDFSSLYGLRRSPDITIYEIAVIRDCIADIINLFGRVGSNYVISGPVWEYFSHRERVFKPQLRVSPFEDALGKPGRHLRMDFISDAVDGLIREVMMDKENGIIGKTIIHPSHIKPVQAMYAVTHEEYMDALEIVERNDGSLGVFKSTYANKMNEIKPHLNWAHRIINRSKVYGVLHEQQHFVSLLPNHENTSAANSGAVRR; from the coding sequence TTGGAGTTTCATAACCATTCTCCCAAAAGTATATTGGCTTATGCGATAGGAGCGGCTTTGTACATGCCAGCGACCCGCTCGGAAGTAGCAGAAGAGATCAAAAATGGAAAACATGAAGGGCTAACAACGGTCATTCTGGATCTGGAGGATGCTATAGGGGATCAGCAGGTCGGGCAGGCAGAACAATCGCTGGCACAGCAGCTGCTTCAACTATTGTCCTATGTACGGACGGGGATGATGAGTGAACAGCAATTACCTTTGTTATTTGTGCGTGTGCGCTCTGTGGAGCAGTTGGAACGACTATTGAACGGTTTGGGTGAATCTTTGTCGCTGCTCACGGGCTTTGTCTTACCCAAGTTCTCTTCGGATAATGGACGAGCGTATTTTGCACTCATTGCTGAATATAACCGGAATATGCATACAGGGGCAGGAAGCGAAAGCAACATGCCTGTGCTGTATGGATTACCGATTCTTGAAAGCTCCAAAATTATTTATCGGGAAACCCGCTGGAATGAGCTGCTGTCGATTAAGGAAATTTTGGACGAGTACCAGGAATATGTGCTCAATGTACGAATTGGGGCAACCGATTTCTCCAGCCTATATGGACTGAGACGCAGCCCGGATATTACGATTTATGAAATTGCCGTCATTCGGGATTGCATCGCAGATATTATTAACTTGTTTGGACGCGTGGGCTCAAATTATGTCATTTCCGGTCCTGTGTGGGAATATTTTTCTCACCGAGAACGTGTCTTTAAACCTCAATTAAGAGTGTCTCCTTTCGAAGATGCACTTGGAAAGCCGGGACGACACTTGCGGATGGACTTCATCTCAGATGCCGTAGACGGACTGATCCGAGAAGTTATGATGGACAAGGAGAATGGGATTATTGGCAAAACGATTATTCATCCCTCCCATATTAAACCGGTACAGGCCATGTATGCGGTGACACATGAAGAGTATATGGATGCACTTGAAATTGTTGAGCGTAACGACGGTAGTCTGGGTGTATTCAAAAGTACCTATGCCAACAAAATGAATGAAATTAAGCCGCATTTGAATTGGGCTCATCGTATTATCAATAGATCAAAAGTATACGGGGTGTTACATGAACAACAACATTTTGTCAGTCTCTTACCCAACCACGAAAACACATCTGCTGCCAATTCTGGAGCAGTTCGGCGTTAA
- a CDS encoding phosphoribosyltransferase family protein, which produces MAARVNKKRSFLFVSKVLGKHIPVNPYTSLLSGAALAILLYKELVPQAGQQMDELIGEAVRGLLDPDYAKEAYRKLMDERLAFAFTEPIKFVGFAETATALGHSMYRLFDDGASYIHTTREDIPGLRPIIRFEEEHSHAVDHRCYALDEDAFAGDGPIVLVDDEITTGKTTLNIIRDIQEHFPRKQYVIASLLDWRTDSDEQAFTDLEAELGITITPLSLLKGKIEVQGVPILDHAAYAGQAGHPEHAATSMAEVNKDASGVIDHRFEKDTSGFERVVHSSMSTDGYANTAPYLKYTGRFGLHSADNSALDAEITRTAERLNQLRSGQRTLVMGTGEFMYIPMRIAAELGPDVYFQSTTRSPVYPHREEGYGVVCGVTYPSPEDSTVRNFIYNVDPGQYDEIFVLMERESDPGRMKPMLEALTRLGCDKVHVVYFNGLTRQESKGARI; this is translated from the coding sequence ATGGCGGCACGGGTCAATAAAAAGCGTTCGTTTTTATTTGTCAGCAAGGTGCTGGGCAAGCATATTCCGGTAAACCCATACACCTCTCTGCTCAGTGGTGCGGCGCTGGCGATTCTACTATATAAGGAGCTTGTCCCACAAGCGGGACAACAGATGGATGAACTGATAGGAGAGGCCGTGAGAGGACTTCTTGACCCGGACTATGCGAAAGAGGCCTACCGAAAGTTGATGGATGAGCGTTTAGCTTTTGCTTTTACAGAGCCGATCAAGTTTGTTGGTTTTGCCGAGACGGCTACAGCACTGGGACACAGCATGTATCGGTTGTTTGACGACGGAGCCTCGTATATTCATACGACGCGCGAGGATATTCCGGGCCTTCGGCCTATTATTCGGTTTGAAGAAGAGCATTCGCACGCTGTTGATCATCGTTGCTATGCACTGGATGAAGATGCTTTTGCGGGAGATGGCCCGATTGTGCTGGTAGATGATGAAATTACGACGGGAAAAACAACGCTTAATATCATACGGGATATTCAGGAGCATTTTCCGCGTAAACAGTATGTGATTGCTTCGTTATTGGATTGGCGAACAGACAGCGATGAGCAGGCTTTCACTGACCTGGAGGCAGAGCTAGGCATTACGATTACGCCTTTAAGCTTGCTCAAAGGAAAGATTGAGGTACAGGGAGTACCGATACTGGATCACGCAGCATATGCCGGACAGGCTGGGCACCCAGAACATGCAGCCACTAGCATGGCAGAGGTTAATAAAGACGCTTCTGGAGTAATTGACCACCGTTTTGAAAAGGATACTTCCGGTTTTGAACGGGTAGTACACAGTTCCATGTCAACAGACGGGTACGCCAATACAGCTCCTTATCTAAAATATACAGGCCGTTTTGGTCTACATTCCGCTGACAATTCAGCATTGGATGCAGAAATCACGCGCACAGCTGAACGACTGAACCAACTTCGTTCTGGGCAACGCACGCTGGTTATGGGCACGGGAGAATTCATGTACATTCCAATGCGGATTGCAGCAGAGCTAGGCCCGGATGTGTATTTTCAATCGACGACACGCAGCCCGGTGTATCCCCACCGTGAAGAAGGGTATGGCGTCGTTTGTGGTGTGACATATCCTTCGCCTGAGGACAGTACGGTACGCAATTTTATTTATAATGTAGACCCCGGCCAGTATGACGAAATATTCGTTTTGATGGAAAGGGAGTCAGACCCAGGGCGGATGAAACCCATGCTGGAGGCTTTGACCCGTCTGGGCTGCGATAAAGTGCATGTTGTTTATTTTAACGGTTTAACTAGACAGGAGAGTAAAGGAGCGCGGATATGA
- a CDS encoding cysteine protease StiP family protein produces MKQALMEQIQQKNIHPPEPLGSYPASDVTFLLKDLSRVTLEKGTEDREEAIQSGVHYSEMLPVEYEPTAEYIALFHDTLAQSAKKVALAAASVAEMIVRKRGLNTAIVSLARAGTPIGILIKRYIDWKYGVSLPHYSISIIRGKGIDRNAILYILQQHGLGIELQFVDGWTGKGAIRQVLIEACREMNADYGLRLNDDLAVLADPGRCSETFGTREDYLIPSACLNSTVSGLMSRTVLRDDLIGPDDFHGAKFYESWRSVDQSNTFVDTISGYFQDVADTAVAYAEQMTLNPSAVTWQGLRDIEAIQQAFGIRDINLVKPGVGETTRVLLRRVPWKILIDREDNPNLQHIMLLAKDRGVPVEVFEGLTYSCCGIIKPLKGGQE; encoded by the coding sequence ATGAAGCAAGCACTTATGGAGCAAATACAGCAGAAGAACATTCATCCGCCCGAACCGCTGGGCAGTTATCCTGCCTCGGATGTCACTTTTTTATTGAAGGATTTGAGCCGGGTTACGTTGGAAAAAGGGACGGAGGATCGTGAAGAGGCGATTCAGTCGGGAGTCCATTATTCAGAAATGCTGCCAGTGGAATACGAGCCCACAGCAGAGTATATTGCACTGTTTCACGATACGCTTGCCCAATCTGCCAAAAAGGTTGCATTAGCGGCAGCTTCTGTGGCTGAGATGATTGTGAGAAAAAGAGGCCTGAACACGGCGATTGTTTCTCTGGCTAGAGCAGGGACGCCCATTGGTATCCTGATCAAGCGTTATATTGACTGGAAGTATGGCGTATCCTTGCCGCATTACAGCATTTCTATTATTCGTGGCAAAGGCATTGACCGGAATGCGATTTTATACATTTTACAGCAGCATGGGCTGGGGATTGAACTTCAGTTTGTTGATGGCTGGACGGGGAAAGGGGCGATTCGCCAGGTATTGATTGAGGCCTGTCGTGAGATGAACGCGGATTACGGGTTGCGTCTAAATGATGATCTGGCGGTGCTGGCCGATCCGGGCAGATGTTCGGAAACCTTTGGTACACGAGAGGATTATTTGATCCCAAGTGCTTGTCTGAATTCGACTGTATCCGGTTTGATGAGTCGGACGGTATTACGCGACGATCTTATAGGCCCGGACGATTTCCATGGAGCCAAATTTTATGAATCCTGGCGGTCAGTGGATCAGTCCAATACGTTTGTGGATACGATATCCGGGTACTTTCAAGACGTGGCTGATACGGCAGTTGCATATGCAGAACAAATGACATTGAACCCGTCTGCGGTGACATGGCAAGGCTTACGGGATATAGAGGCGATTCAGCAGGCATTTGGTATTCGGGATATCAATCTGGTCAAGCCCGGAGTGGGGGAGACGACTCGTGTACTACTGCGCAGGGTGCCGTGGAAAATTCTGATTGACCGCGAAGATAATCCGAATCTTCAGCATATTATGCTGCTGGCCAAGGACCGTGGAGTGCCTGTAGAGGTATTTGAAGGATTGACTTATTCCTGCTGCGGAATTATCAAGCCGCTCAAGGGGGGACAAGAATGA
- a CDS encoding HAD family hydrolase, protein MIYASDLDQTLIYSKRSLGVPLESPGLLPAEQIDGATSAFISEQALQWLKTLPEDVMFMPVTTRTMEQYRRITVFQTELVPAYAVTSNGGNIIVGGEVDREWNRRIHEQVRRDGAHAEEARQVFGQVLHEDWVVNERFCDELFYAFMIERDRMPLEQVLEKARIMREMGWEVSIQGRKVYLVPAAVNKQAAVKHIRNLTNGGAVVASGDSLLDRCLLDYADYAIAPRHGELYREQLRDKLEVNYRFTEVSGVYAADEIMAYVHAIHRSVFAAQTSFSE, encoded by the coding sequence ATGATCTACGCAAGTGACTTGGATCAGACACTGATTTACTCCAAACGTTCGCTTGGCGTACCGCTGGAGTCTCCTGGGCTGTTGCCTGCGGAACAGATAGACGGGGCGACATCGGCTTTTATTTCTGAACAAGCCCTGCAATGGCTAAAGACACTGCCTGAAGATGTGATGTTTATGCCCGTGACGACTCGGACGATGGAACAGTATCGACGAATCACTGTGTTTCAGACGGAGTTGGTTCCCGCATATGCCGTGACGAGTAATGGTGGAAACATCATCGTCGGAGGCGAGGTGGATCGAGAGTGGAATCGGCGTATTCATGAACAAGTACGCCGTGATGGTGCTCATGCGGAAGAAGCACGTCAGGTGTTCGGACAGGTGCTGCATGAAGACTGGGTGGTAAACGAGCGCTTTTGCGATGAGTTATTCTATGCTTTCATGATTGAACGGGATCGTATGCCGCTGGAACAGGTGCTGGAGAAGGCGCGAATCATGCGTGAAATGGGCTGGGAGGTATCCATTCAAGGTCGTAAGGTGTATTTGGTACCTGCGGCCGTGAATAAACAAGCAGCCGTGAAGCACATCCGCAATCTCACGAATGGAGGGGCAGTGGTTGCGTCCGGTGACTCTTTGCTAGACCGTTGTTTGCTGGACTATGCCGATTATGCGATTGCTCCGCGTCATGGTGAATTGTATCGGGAACAGCTGCGGGATAAGCTGGAGGTCAATTACCGTTTTACAGAAGTGTCGGGGGTTTATGCAGCGGACGAAATCATGGCGTATGTTCATGCAATACACCGGAGTGTATTCGCAGCTCAAACTTCATTTTCAGAATAG
- a CDS encoding ATP-grasp domain-containing protein yields the protein MKKVKVYFNRWFSVAYHYMNAIRNNEDGIPFEIYATHSDPQHMALQASDIAEVEPRTSGVEYARFCADFCRRHGIDVFIPRWNMLDISKHLYLFDDIGTKVMVCQDTELLEQLMEKDLFYESIRQKDIVTIPDYAIASNAEQFKQAYESLIALGHKVCFKPCNAEGGMGFRIINNERNPLEELFGHALNHISFEEAHRVLSSTESFSNLMVMELLEGYEYSIDCLADRNGKLLAAVPRRKAGGRLRLLEQHSELLKVAQKVAEAYHIPYNYNIQVKYNGEHAKLLEINPRMSGGLHVSCLSGINFPYLAVKSALGHEIGSLHPQYDILASHIEQPITIRKSVH from the coding sequence GTGAAGAAGGTTAAGGTGTATTTTAACCGCTGGTTTTCAGTGGCGTATCATTATATGAATGCTATTCGTAACAATGAGGACGGTATTCCGTTCGAGATCTATGCGACACACTCAGATCCGCAGCACATGGCGCTACAGGCCAGTGATATAGCTGAAGTAGAGCCTCGCACCAGTGGTGTGGAGTACGCACGGTTTTGCGCTGATTTTTGTAGGCGGCACGGAATTGATGTCTTTATCCCACGGTGGAATATGCTCGATATTAGCAAGCATCTTTATTTGTTCGATGATATTGGGACAAAAGTGATGGTATGCCAAGATACCGAACTGCTGGAGCAACTGATGGAAAAGGATCTGTTTTATGAATCCATTCGTCAAAAGGACATTGTCACGATTCCCGACTATGCCATTGCCAGCAATGCCGAGCAGTTTAAACAGGCTTATGAGTCGTTAATAGCACTTGGGCATAAGGTATGCTTCAAGCCATGCAATGCAGAAGGCGGGATGGGCTTTCGTATCATCAACAATGAACGTAATCCGCTGGAGGAGCTGTTCGGCCATGCGCTGAATCATATTTCTTTCGAGGAGGCACATCGCGTATTGTCATCCACAGAATCATTTTCCAATCTGATGGTGATGGAGCTGCTGGAGGGATACGAATACAGTATTGACTGCCTGGCTGACCGGAACGGAAAACTGCTAGCGGCAGTTCCGCGTAGGAAAGCAGGAGGACGATTACGGCTGCTGGAGCAGCATTCCGAGCTGTTGAAGGTGGCACAGAAGGTCGCTGAGGCGTATCACATTCCGTACAATTATAACATTCAGGTAAAATATAACGGCGAGCATGCCAAGTTGCTAGAGATCAATCCGCGGATGTCCGGAGGACTTCATGTATCATGTTTGTCGGGTATCAATTTTCCTTATCTAGCGGTGAAATCGGCTTTGGGTCATGAGATCGGTTCACTTCATCCGCAATACGACATTTTAGCCAGTCATATCGAGCAGCCAATCACCATACGTAAATCCGTACATTGA
- a CDS encoding toxic anion resistance protein, whose amino-acid sequence MATPWAELKKEDEQKVTEEASQLIQKVSQSDVMSLDTLMDDIGKLGVKTQERAGQTLKMLDRPVNDLMSGDRAEVSNMILKLRDECETLQQSKNMSFFGKLLRKSPLKNYIYKYQSVKTNIEKIITALRDGKDNLEENIVSMRQLKKASIEEIYNLQTKIAFGNRLKELFETEIAKPENENRKPHLERGLRKVVTRTQSMTEMILLYNQAIAATDIINDNNDKLIDSVNNAIDKTSNLITVSAMIAMALADQDKIISAVDATNRTIEDQFKENAKLLKTTTERTTDLLSKPSMSLEAVNQAIGDLVSALDLSEKSNRRIIESCHDYTSKMTAINANLSQRLGIEGKEPSKPLKDSNSSEGLSSFLN is encoded by the coding sequence ATGGCGACCCCATGGGCTGAATTGAAAAAAGAAGATGAACAAAAGGTGACTGAGGAGGCTTCACAGCTGATTCAGAAGGTATCACAAAGCGATGTCATGAGCTTGGATACCTTAATGGATGATATCGGTAAGCTGGGGGTTAAAACGCAGGAACGTGCGGGGCAGACCCTTAAAATGCTGGATCGTCCGGTAAACGACCTCATGTCCGGTGATCGGGCTGAGGTATCCAATATGATCTTAAAGCTACGTGATGAATGCGAAACGCTCCAGCAGAGCAAAAATATGAGCTTTTTTGGCAAGCTGCTGCGTAAAAGCCCGTTAAAAAACTACATTTACAAGTATCAGTCGGTGAAGACGAACATCGAGAAAATCATTACTGCCTTGAGAGATGGTAAAGATAATCTGGAAGAAAACATCGTCAGCATGAGACAGTTGAAGAAGGCTTCCATTGAAGAAATCTACAATTTACAGACGAAGATTGCCTTTGGTAATCGCCTGAAAGAACTGTTTGAGACCGAGATTGCCAAGCCGGAAAATGAAAACCGTAAGCCTCATCTGGAGCGGGGATTGCGCAAGGTGGTTACTCGTACGCAGTCGATGACTGAAATGATTTTGTTATATAATCAGGCGATTGCGGCAACGGATATTATTAATGATAACAATGATAAACTGATTGATTCTGTAAATAATGCGATTGATAAAACATCGAATCTGATCACTGTATCGGCTATGATCGCGATGGCGCTGGCGGATCAGGATAAAATCATTTCAGCCGTCGATGCGACCAACCGTACGATTGAAGATCAATTCAAGGAAAATGCGAAGCTTCTCAAAACGACGACCGAGAGAACGACAGATTTGCTTAGCAAGCCTTCTATGTCACTGGAGGCTGTGAATCAGGCGATTGGTGATTTGGTATCTGCTTTGGATCTGTCTGAAAAATCAAACCGTCGGATTATTGAAAGCTGCCACGATTATACAAGTAAAATGACAGCAATCAATGCCAACCTCAGCCAACGTCTGGGGATCGAAGGGAAAGAACCATCCAAACCGCTGAAGGATAGCAATTCCTCTGAGGGTCTGAGCTCGTTTTTGAACTGA
- a CDS encoding vWA domain-containing protein, protein MSSISLLKKNAQLVLTKKNLTNVTARVGLVLDISGSMRSLYKNGTVQKVLERIVAVASSLDDDGVLDVWVYDHRFSRLPSVTENDVDNYVEKHILSNDYLPKFGRNDEPPVMRDVIAKYTKEEPSSDPAFVIFINDGGVKRGKGDNIDNAVIDSSGEPIFWQFIGVGESDFGVLKKLDNIEGRVVDNANFFQIQDIESMEDNELYELLLNEFPSWLQEAKEKQIY, encoded by the coding sequence ATGAGCAGTATTTCTTTACTTAAAAAGAATGCGCAACTGGTACTGACTAAAAAGAATCTAACAAATGTAACTGCAAGAGTTGGATTGGTGCTCGATATTTCAGGATCTATGAGAAGCTTGTACAAAAATGGTACTGTTCAAAAGGTGTTGGAACGAATTGTTGCAGTAGCGAGTTCTTTGGATGATGATGGTGTACTGGACGTATGGGTGTATGATCACCGTTTTTCGCGTTTGCCGTCCGTTACCGAAAATGACGTTGACAACTATGTTGAAAAACATATTTTGTCCAATGATTATTTGCCCAAGTTCGGTCGTAATGATGAGCCACCTGTGATGCGCGATGTTATCGCCAAATACACCAAGGAAGAACCCTCTTCTGATCCGGCCTTTGTTATTTTTATTAATGATGGCGGTGTGAAGCGTGGAAAAGGAGATAATATCGACAACGCAGTCATTGATTCGTCAGGAGAGCCGATTTTCTGGCAATTTATCGGTGTGGGTGAATCCGATTTTGGCGTATTAAAGAAGCTGGACAATATAGAGGGCCGTGTGGTAGATAACGCTAACTTCTTCCAAATTCAAGATATCGAATCTATGGAAGACAATGAATTGTACGAACTATTGCTTAACGAGTTCCCATCATGGTTACAGGAAGCGAAGGAAAAGCAGATTTATTAA
- a CDS encoding DUF3899 domain-containing protein: MILRFGLTALIVGTLGFLYAIPHLLYGRENMATANLLFLLGLLGLVIGAIFHVLQSGFLTLFLRGFADIRQLFIRQSKALREENERLRSDESLSAWKTSMFRHLKVYTSGCGTGLILCSMILMGMR, from the coding sequence ATGATTTTACGTTTCGGGCTCACTGCCCTGATTGTCGGTACTTTAGGATTTCTGTACGCCATCCCCCATCTCTTGTATGGTCGTGAAAACATGGCTACTGCAAATCTGCTATTCCTGTTGGGGTTGCTGGGCTTGGTGATCGGTGCAATCTTCCACGTTCTGCAAAGCGGTTTTCTAACCCTCTTCCTGCGGGGATTTGCCGACATCAGACAGTTGTTCATTCGTCAATCCAAGGCATTACGGGAGGAAAATGAACGTTTACGTTCCGATGAATCTCTGTCAGCCTGGAAAACATCCATGTTCCGCCACCTCAAGGTATATACTTCGGGGTGCGGGACGGGGCTTATCCTTTGCTCGATGATATTAATGGGGATGAGATAG